From the genome of Papaver somniferum cultivar HN1 unplaced genomic scaffold, ASM357369v1 unplaced-scaffold_10, whole genome shotgun sequence:
GGAATCGGAGTCTCAAAATAAAGTAACCTTCCATAAGTATGGTTGCCATGGCagtaagtaaaataaataaaaaagtgcAAAGAGAAAATAGGAGAACTTTAAAAATTTACTAAACGAAAACTCATACATTAATTTCAAGCTTATAAGGGATTATTCGAAACATGAAACATAAAAGAGACTTAACAGAAATTACATGAAAGACATGGTTACATTATAGAGATAAAGCTTTAAAACGGTAAAAGAGGAAGGTCACCAATTATATGAGCTTGTGCGAGACAAGGCCAGTTGGACGCACGATGATGGAGCCTAGGAGTCCAGATCTCTTAGTAGTTTGGCAAGCTGGTTGGCCATATCAAGGATCTCCTGAATCTTAGCACGATCCACCTGTAGGGATGGAGGAGGTGGGGGTGCAGTGGTTATCTTATCTTCCTCTGGTCTGGGTACTTTATAACCCTCAGGATCCAAGTCATAATTCCTAGCTTGTGTTTTGTATTCGGCCATAAGGGGGGTATCGTACAAACTTGGAATACCAGCTGGGAGAGCTGTGGAACGTTGTGATTCATGAGAAGCCTCAAGGGCAAGTGCAAAAGCTTTTCCTTGATTGTCATAAGTTTCTTGTGATGCCATGAGTAGATGGAGGTGCTCCACCTGAGCCTTAAGTACCGCATCAATCTCAGAAAGTGATGCATTGGCATCTTCCAATTTTTTCCTAGCCTCAGCCAGCTCTCTTTGGTCGGCCAGTATTCTGACTTCTTTTATCGAACTTGCAGTTCCAATACGCGTTTCCTCGGCAAGTACCTCCCGTCTTTCTTCGTCTTTTGGTTTAGCTGTGCGGGTCACGTTTATGAGTCTCTCATCAGAATCCAATGTATCCTTCCCAAGAACCCTGTGCAGGCATACTTGTCcgttatactttttttttttgatcgataaagaaaAGATGTATTGATCAAAAAGAGAGGGTATAAAAGATTTATACTACCCTAAGCCTTGTCCGTTATAATTTAAGAGATTTGATATGAAGAATCATTCGTACTAATTGCAAAATGGATATACCTGTACTCAAAAACCACTTTGAAGATTTGGACGCCAAGTCTTTTATCAACCTTTGGGAGAGTTAGGTTGCAAGGACCTTACGGGTTTCCCGGTCATACAATGACCTGAATGTAACAGTTACAGGCTCCATTACGGTGGCCTGCCTTGTCTGTGGGTAATTTCCGGCATTCACCTTATTGAGTTGTGAACTATTCAGTGGTGCTACGGTCAGAGTCAGGTCCTCAATAGACACGTTAAGAAGCCCAGCCAAAGACGTAGAGAATGCAACACTCAGATCTTCCAAGTCTGGAACAGGTGAGAACGTCCCTCCTTTGCTGTTCTTGGCAATGCCACTAAGCACCTACAGAACCCAAGCAAACTTCAGATGATTGAACTTAATTAATTAAGTGAAATTATATTAAGGAGTAATCATTCGAAATCAAACTACCTCATGATCGCATGCACTACCAAAAGCGAAGGTGTATACAGGCACCTCGCTAACCGGAACAGTGATGGCCGGACTCTCGGAATCTTCTATTCCATCAGACATAAGCATAATAGCTACACTACGGTTTCTGGTGCGAGTTCGGTCATTCAGTATTTTTAAGGCCAATTTCAGGCCAGCTTCAGTGTTTGTGCTTGATTTGGCTACCAAATCATTGACTTGATCTGCGATCTCTGTTCGGGAATTTTCGGTTATCTGGCGCAGTGGGCATAACTTCTCGGCCTTTCTATTGAAAGTGACGACAGATAAACGATCAGTTCGACTTAGTTTCTGGACCAAGAATTGCATGGCAAGTTTCAGTTTTGCTAACTCGATACCCCTCATGCTACCGCTGATATCTAAGATGGTCACTAGATCCACGCCTAATCTGCCCTCGTCGGCTCCTACACCCTCAAGCTCCAGCAACACCTTAAATGGGGTCTGTTCCAATGGCGCCTCTTGCTTGTTAAATATTCTCGCCTCTGTTTTTCCGCCATCTAGTTCAATATCTGCTTCTTCCTCATCTGAAATAAGCCATGGAAATTCATTAATTTGATCAAGCGCTAGTAGCCTAGTACTAGTTTCATCAAGATAATTAAGAAATTCaacagagaaaaaaataaaataagatacaAAAATAAACTAAACTGTAAGTACCTTCAGAATTCAATCTCAGTATTGGCTCATCATCATCGTGTGTCTCGTTTCTCATTCTGTTAAAAATAGCTGTTACTCCCTTGGTTATCTCAGTTTTCGCAAAGTCCATATAAGGAGTTATTGCTTTAACAAAAAGCTTGTGTTCTATGATTTGATCTCAGTTCCCTATTTATAGAGATATTGATAACAGCAGATATTTCTGACCTCTCACCCTTAGCCTTGTATGGGTTGAGTTGCTTGACTTGGCCTTGTAAAATGGATTAATTATGTTTACGGTTTAATTTTGGGTTAAAAACAGATATGcctgttttttttttagggttacaactgtaggcccgtttttttgAAAGTTACAAATCTAGGCCGGTTTTGACCATTTTATTGAAAAAACGGCTAACGGTAGTTTTCCACCTTTTTGGCATTGTTAGTGCAGGGTAAAATATTTTTATGTCCCCATATCACTGAGTTTCAGAGTTACCTCAGTCTCAATCATTGAGTTAGACGAGTCATACAAAATCGAAGTCAGGCCAGTCAATCATCTTATTGGGCTGAATGACACATCACCAGAAAATGCAGGTTCAAGCTGAACAACAACCTAACCATGACTGCCAATTCATCCCGACTCTTCTTCATACAATGCCATTTATTAAACACAATATTCACTTTAATTTCTACTCAAATAACCCTGCACAAACAATATGAGGTTCTACCAGTTTACTTAACTTCAACTTCAATATGAGGTTCTACCAGTTTACAAAAATCGGGAAATTGACAAAACTAACGGAATTAGATGGAAACATGAATGAAGACCTAGATTTATAAAATTGAAAAAACCAAGCCTATCGTTGTCTTTGGGGTTGAAAAGAAGGCTTATAATCCTTTAATTTTTTACTTTCTCActccaatatttttatatgattaagaTCTCTCACCCACCTTATGACTCTTGACAGTAAAACCAGGCTTTCAATTAATGACATAGTTATTAATCGAGTACTGTATTTTTAATGAGATTGGTGAAAGCCGAGTAAGAGAGAGCAGAGTACGTAACAATTAAATTACATTGTCGATGCAAGCTTTTTACCATGATGTAGTTTGGTTGCAACTTGGAACCCATTGTTACAAATGACAAGATTTTCCCGGCAACATGCAGTCCCGTAACCATTTAAGTCCCCACCGGCCACCACTAATCAAATTGCAAACGAAGACTAGTATCAGCTCCATTATTCAACAAAGACAAAATGGAAGGAATATAAATAGGACCTATATGGCTACCACGTAATAATGCAAAATCTCTTAAAGTCTCTCAAAATGCAAGGAAAAATTTCATTATTGGACGAGCTAAATTTTTAGGCTCCAATGTAAATACAAGACAACAAAGTCTAATTTATGGCATTCATAAATGATGTCtatatcatttattttttttattttttatttttatatgtctATATCATATCACACGGCTTTATACATTACAAGACAAGGTTGAGCAGGGATGCAGTTGGCTTGAACTAATCCCGTGAAATATTCCTAAAGGAAATCAATAACATTATACTCTACCGTTAATTGGAATTAGGAATGGTTAAAATAGGCTAAATAGCTCTCGTTCTATTACACACTGGATATATTTCAGGATTTTCTTAAGCACACGTATTATTTTTGTAAACGTAATTCTCCATGACTGCTGTGGATCGATGAGAATAGGCTGACAAATGTGTACATACACTAGCTAGTAGCAAATTTATATATACCAAGTTAGGAGAATCCAATTCCAACTGCACTGGCTTTCCAATACATAAACTACGATATACCCATAGTGAGTCCACCGCCACCAATTTGCCCTCTTTTCCAACCCTAGCACAACCAAGGTCACCCTGCACAATTAGTGATaatatataattaattaagacaAACTATATACAAGCAGGTAATAAATGAATCCACATTTAGTAATCCGAAGTCTGTCAACACCGACATTGGGATTTTAAAACGACTACAATGTGCAAGCTTCCAACCAAAGACAGCAAATACTTATCATCATTGAAAGACGTACAGTGCCTATGTACCATATATGATGAAAGAAGGGTGACGTATGGGTTTTTTGGTATGCTGACGTAAGGTTGAGCAGGGATGCAGTTGCGTTGAACTAATCACTGGAGCGACCAAATCTCAGTACCAATATCACTGGATAGCAAGAATTATGTAAGAAAGACTAACACCCACACGGCGGCACTTCCCTCGGTGGATCCAAAACAATTAATAGCTAGGGCCAAGCTTTGAAAACTTAGGTTCTTCTCCATGTGGTTTACAGCGACACAACGCAGACATCACCTTTGTATAATACAGTGAATACAAACAAGACCTATTCATTGTCCCGAGTCGATGACATTTGATATGTATGTACACAGAGAGAGGGAGACTACTCTAGTGTTCACATGTACACAGTCATTGGTCGACATAGAAAATTGCCTTGATCAGTTTTCGTTTCCTTATTTCGAAGTTTACCTTCATTTCCTTGACAAACCTGTGAAATTATAGTCCGTCTCCCTCTATATCTTTCAGTAAAAATGTCAAAGATCCTTCATTGTTCGTATAAAACTGTATTTAACCACGGAGAATTAACAAATATTTCAAGCTCCTAAATCAGACACATGAACACACTTGCTAAGGACGCATCTCTAATTGTTTGGATTTAATACACTGGCTGACATCCTTCAGAAGCCCAACAAGCCTTTCGGCCTCATAAGGATGTGTATTGTATACCATATGATTTTTCATCCTTAGTTGCTTACAAACAGACCATCCTAAATTTGGTTTGCTTACGAAGAGACGAGTTAATCCCTGATTTTACTTTTTCTCTGCTCCTAGCATATATCATCAAACTTGCTTTTTAATAAACCGGAAACATATTAATAACTAAAGAAGGATTACATTTAAGCTGACTATGAGAAGGATAATTGGACAAGGTACAACTTTGTTTTTTGTTAGCCCATTTAGCCAACACATCCGCTTCACTATTTAGTGGTCTAGAAACATGACAAATGCTAGTCTCCCAGCCAAAAGAAGTTTTAACATCAGAAAGTATTGACTTGGATCTCCAATCCCAAGTAGAAGACTTTTTTTGCAGAAAAATAGTCATCCCTTCACAATCACTTTGAATTTCAGATCTTCAAGTTGTAGCTCTCGCGCCCACTCTACTGCTCCAGCTACTGCGATGGCCTCTGCACAGTCTACACTTGTGGTAAATCCTGAAAAATCTTTGATATCAACAATTCTATTATGAGACCAGTAAATAAGCCCCACTCCATAATGTCCCGAGGTAATCATCATAGGAACCATCGACATGCAAAATATTATGTGTGCACCTTGTTAGATCCTGGAGAGATCGACTAATTCGTGAACTCCCATTTTTCTGCTTAGTACCACTTGCTGTAACATCAATATCCCGTTCAACGAATGACCGATTAATCAGCTTCAGGCAATCTAGTGGGTTTGGTTTTATCTTGTCGAACAAAACTGTAGATATCAAAAACCATACTTGACATGTGGCGCCCAATGAAAGCCGGTGTAATATAACATTCCTAGGATAGAGTACATAGTATCTTACCTTAGTTAGCTTAATTCCTAAGCAAAGGATATACTTATAAACACAAAAACTAGATTTGGAGCTCcaaactcattaatggagtctcgtGTAAACACAAAATATGATCGAACCATGTCAAATTTATGTGTCTCTTTTATATTTTTAGCActtcaaattattattttagtgtTCAAAGAAGCTAGATCTAGAAATTGTTGCATGGGTATGAAGGTGGAATGAGTCAAGAACAAGAGAATACAAGTTTGGGTGTATCTATGGATTTTCCGTAGTTACCAAAACAGAATTCCTATATTTCCAACTATGCCAGCATATGACACTAGAAGCTTAAGTATATTTCTGCCACAGATCGCTGAACCAAGAGTTAaaccaattaagaaaaccattatCCAAAGAAGGACACTTCATATGGAGACCAAACCAAACAGCTCTGGTAAAAGGGCATTCAAAAAACAAGCGAGCAGAAGTTTCAGGATTATTATTGATACACAAAAGACAATATGTATCCACATGATGAAGAATACGACTTAATCTAGCATTAAGAGGCTACACATCAGCAACGATTTTCCAAACAAAATTTTTAATTCCGGGAATAGATTTAATCTTCCAAAGTTTCCGCCACATTAGATCTTGATTATTACCATTCACCCCAGACAAAATCCGACAAATAGATCTAGTAGAAAACTCACCATTCTTAGTACTAATGTCGGCGACTATCTATTTAAAACTCTCAAGCAAAGGCCAGATTTGCTTAGTTCCAGTTTCGTTTTTTGCGCTTTAGGGTTTTGTTGCGGTTTTCTGGTctgataattttttattttgatgtttttggtcCGCATGTTCCTCGAAAGTATAGTAGTCGATGCTGATGACTGCGGCGATGGGAGGTGGTTCTTTTGGAACTTTATGGCGATGAAAAAGACTGATGCAAGGTATAATGAAATCATCTTGAAAATGGTGTTTTGTGATTTTTCGTAGATTTTGTTTATTGCAGTTGTTTGCGATGCCTCCTATATTTATATTTGAGCATATGAAATTGGTAAATCTCAGTCTCTTTAGACTCTTCAtatatgcttttttttttcttttgatgcaATAGTATATGCATATATATTTTATCTCTTTATCGTAAAATAAACTAAGGGTTGGGTTCTAGCTTGCAGATTTTTTTTCTGATCCATGGCTTTGGTCGAGAAATCAGTTTAATTAGGTGACTTTCTTGCTTTCTTCCTTTTTACTTATTGTAAGTATTTTTTAGATAAAAATAACGGAATATCAAAATATTAAGCTCTACTGGATGCAATCGCCATCTTTCATCTGAAATGAGTTTAGGCGATTTTTTCTTCCTATTGTTTAGACAAAAGCAACGAAAATCATAACATTAAGCTGTACTGAATGCTTCAAGTTGTCGTGTTACTGCAATCGTCTTTCCTCCACTTTCCAGGACAGCTCAGAAGGATTTGAATTCTATTCCATGCACACATGTTTCAAGGTAATTAAAATCTTCTTTGGTATTGCTATATAGAAAAGGAAATACTGGATATTTACACCATgcttgtttactcctgactcatctgagtcgtctggatctgaatcatctggatctgagtgaaatcacctgactcatctgaatctgagtcgatatgtttgttttgagtcagatctgactcgtctgactcggaaataagtgagtcagtgttttggtcccatgagtcaggggtattttgttacctgactcaaatgagtccgagtcaggggttatgtctgagtcagaggtcgagtcagatctgactcaaaatggaaaacaaacggtctgactgctgactcggtccgagtcaggggttgactcagattcagacgccgagtcagctgcaaacaaacaagttcttagaGAAGGAACTAtaaattttccttttctttttcctctcattgtttTAATTAGAAAATCCATCTAATTGAATTTACCTTGCTGGTGTTGTATTCTGGTTCGATTCCCTTAAAACTTATATTGATTGATCCATTCTAGGTTGTTGATC
Proteins encoded in this window:
- the LOC113326217 gene encoding uncharacterized protein LOC113326217, with protein sequence MDFAKTEITKGVTAIFNRMRNETHDDDEPILRLNSEDEEEADIELDGGKTEARIFNKQEAPLEQTPFKVLLELEGVGADEGRLGVDLVTILDISGSMRGIELAKLKLAMQFLVQKLSRTDRLSVVTFNRKAEKLCPLRQITENSRTEIADQVNDLVAKSSTNTEAGLKLALKILNDRTRTRNRSVAIMLMSDGIEDSESPAITVPVSEVPVYTFAFGSACDHEVLSGIAKNSKGGTFSPVPDLEDLSVAFSTSLAGLLNVSIEDLTLTVAPLNSSQLNKVNAGNYPQTRQATVMEPVTVTFRVLGKDTLDSDERLINVTRTAKPKDEERREVLAEETRIGTASSIKEVRILADQRELAEARKKLEDANASLSEIDAVLKAQVEHLHLLMASQETYDNQGKAFALALEASHESQRSTALPAGIPSLYDTPLMAEYKTQARNYDLDPEGYKVPRPEEDKITTAPPPPPSLQVDRAKIQEILDMANQLAKLLRDLDS